A part of Myxococcus landrumus genomic DNA contains:
- a CDS encoding M35 family metallo-endopeptidase yields the protein MQFCSRGRINWWMGVVVSASLLGACGSPDEHAGEVLVEAETVRDAVAGDVTVTLSVPRQSLAASEGVSVTVTLTNVTQGTVRLLKRDTPVEGLKSDLFSVSVDGAAVEYQGRYYKWGPPQPSDYLSLAGGESVSYTVDLAATYDFARTGNYSLRYGAGVQDSTEGQADVSQLSSESLSVFVEGRPFVDPGAEEVGSVSAMALTTANCNATRTTQATRAFNDAKTMANGSVSWLNNPPSPYTRFKTWFGPYNATTRNQIRTHFNTIKGAFDTKPVIIDCGCTDNVYAYVYKSRPYRIYVCNLFWSAPPTGTDSKAGTLIHEMSHFTAVADTDDWAYGQNACRGLANSNPGRARDNADSHEYFAENTPRQ from the coding sequence ATGCAGTTTTGTTCACGTGGTCGCATCAACTGGTGGATGGGCGTTGTTGTCAGTGCCTCGCTGCTGGGGGCTTGTGGTTCACCGGATGAGCATGCGGGCGAGGTGCTTGTCGAAGCGGAGACGGTGCGAGACGCCGTCGCTGGGGATGTGACAGTGACGCTGTCCGTTCCCCGCCAGTCCTTGGCCGCGAGCGAGGGCGTGAGTGTGACGGTGACACTCACCAACGTCACGCAGGGCACGGTGCGTCTGTTGAAAAGGGACACACCCGTGGAGGGCCTCAAGTCGGACCTGTTCTCGGTGTCGGTGGACGGCGCCGCGGTGGAGTACCAGGGGCGGTACTACAAGTGGGGCCCGCCGCAGCCGAGCGACTACCTGAGCCTGGCGGGGGGCGAGAGTGTTTCGTACACGGTGGACCTGGCGGCCACCTATGACTTCGCGCGCACGGGGAACTACAGCCTGCGGTACGGCGCGGGCGTTCAAGACTCCACCGAGGGCCAGGCCGATGTGTCGCAACTGAGCTCGGAGAGCCTGAGTGTCTTCGTCGAGGGCCGTCCCTTCGTCGACCCGGGGGCCGAGGAGGTTGGCTCTGTTTCCGCCATGGCGTTGACCACCGCGAACTGCAATGCGACGCGCACCACCCAGGCGACCCGGGCGTTCAACGACGCGAAGACGATGGCCAACGGCTCCGTGAGCTGGCTCAACAACCCGCCGTCGCCTTACACGCGCTTCAAGACGTGGTTCGGGCCGTACAACGCGACGACCCGGAACCAGATTCGCACGCACTTCAACACCATCAAGGGTGCCTTCGATACGAAGCCGGTCATCATCGATTGTGGTTGCACGGACAACGTCTACGCGTACGTGTACAAGAGCCGGCCGTACCGCATCTACGTGTGCAACCTCTTCTGGTCCGCGCCCCCGACGGGGACCGACTCCAAGGCCGGCACGCTGATTCACGAGATGAGCCACTTCACGGCGGTGGCGGACACGGATGACTGGGCCTACGGCCAGAACGCTTGCAGGGGCCTGGCGAACTCCAATCCCGGGCGCGCGCGCGACAACGCGGACAGCCACGAGTACTTCGCGGAGAACACGCCTCGGCAGTAG
- a CDS encoding DUF6289 family protein, whose product MRFNLVTRGLGLAVSLLAVACGGPEAASEPREVDMSHHGEAPPPCDSTFQYNYYSDATLTTLVGIRTCSCGIPLGRWGRVTEFEKVVIPDSACASPF is encoded by the coding sequence ATGCGTTTCAACCTGGTGACTCGCGGTCTGGGGCTCGCGGTTTCTCTCCTGGCGGTGGCTTGCGGAGGCCCCGAGGCCGCCTCGGAGCCGCGGGAAGTCGACATGTCGCATCACGGCGAAGCGCCGCCCCCCTGTGACTCTACATTCCAATACAACTATTACAGCGACGCGACGCTGACGACGCTCGTCGGCATCCGGACGTGTTCTTGTGGAATTCCGCTCGGAAGGTGGGGCCGGGTGACGGAGTTCGAGAAGGTCGTCATTCCCGACTCGGCCTGCGCGAGCCCGTTCTGA
- a CDS encoding NAD-dependent epimerase/dehydratase family protein, with protein MKIFITGATGFIGGSLAVDLKAQGHEIRGLVRDDAKAGKLLALGIEPVRGDLNDAALLTAEARRAEGVINAASSDHEAAIDALLEGVKGSGKPLLHTSGSSVIGDDAKGDSLSPQVFDEDTPFVVEPEKQARFALDNRVRAVPGARGVVLCNTMIYGTGKGLSRDSVQIPPLVAQARKSGVVRVVGKGVNRWSNVHIDDVATLYALALERAPAGAFYFVENGEASFAEIGEAIAARLGLGPVQSWTVAEASREWGEGHARYSFGSNSRVRARRARRELGWAPRHDSVTRWIREEMPLD; from the coding sequence ATGAAAATCTTCATCACTGGTGCCACGGGCTTTATCGGTGGCTCGCTTGCCGTCGACCTGAAGGCCCAAGGACATGAGATTCGGGGACTGGTTCGCGACGATGCGAAGGCCGGGAAGTTGTTGGCGCTCGGCATCGAGCCCGTGCGCGGAGACTTGAACGACGCGGCCCTGCTGACGGCGGAGGCGCGCCGCGCGGAGGGCGTCATCAACGCGGCCAGCAGCGACCACGAGGCGGCCATCGACGCGCTGCTGGAGGGGGTGAAGGGGTCGGGCAAGCCGCTGCTTCACACCAGCGGCTCCAGCGTCATCGGCGACGACGCGAAGGGGGATTCGCTGTCGCCCCAGGTCTTCGATGAAGACACCCCGTTCGTCGTCGAGCCCGAGAAGCAGGCGCGGTTCGCCCTCGACAACCGGGTGCGTGCCGTCCCGGGCGCCCGCGGCGTCGTCCTGTGCAACACGATGATCTACGGGACGGGCAAGGGGCTGAGCCGCGACAGCGTGCAGATTCCTCCGCTCGTGGCGCAGGCTCGGAAGAGTGGGGTGGTGCGCGTCGTGGGGAAGGGCGTCAACCGCTGGTCCAATGTCCACATCGACGACGTCGCGACGCTCTACGCGCTGGCCCTGGAGCGAGCCCCGGCGGGCGCCTTCTACTTCGTGGAGAACGGCGAGGCGTCGTTCGCCGAGATTGGCGAGGCCATCGCGGCGAGGCTGGGGCTGGGCCCGGTGCAATCCTGGACGGTGGCGGAGGCCTCGCGCGAATGGGGCGAGGGCCATGCACGCTACTCGTTCGGCTCGAACAGCCGGGTCCGTGCCCGACGGGCGAGGCGGGAGCTGGGTTGGGCGCCGCGTCATGACTCGGTGACGCGGTGGATTCGGGAGGAGATGCCCCTGGACTGA
- a CDS encoding DUF2378 family protein, whose amino-acid sequence MALAMTMRAPAREPVVFGYALETLLASAMPLLPFTGKALERQGIFAGVPLHTAYPASVWPAVIRLLAGSTLPHLEREEAEYELGRRFAERFIQTRMGTVLQGFAQVVGTEQMLLRLSRTLRSTNNFLDVTLRPHGDEGGWELRLHPVREFERHPRRQADPPHFARGLLTYAFQHGGAPTARLTLADHDEGRAITTFHVSL is encoded by the coding sequence ATGGCGTTGGCGATGACGATGCGGGCCCCGGCCCGCGAACCCGTGGTGTTTGGATACGCGCTGGAGACCTTGCTGGCCTCGGCGATGCCGCTGTTGCCCTTCACGGGCAAGGCCCTGGAGCGGCAGGGCATCTTCGCCGGTGTCCCCCTTCACACGGCCTACCCCGCCTCCGTGTGGCCAGCGGTCATCCGCCTGCTGGCGGGCAGCACGCTGCCGCACCTGGAGCGGGAGGAGGCGGAGTACGAGCTGGGCCGCCGCTTCGCGGAGCGCTTCATCCAGACGCGCATGGGCACCGTGCTCCAGGGCTTCGCCCAGGTCGTCGGCACGGAGCAGATGCTGCTTCGCTTGTCGCGCACCCTGCGCTCCACCAACAACTTCCTCGACGTCACGCTGCGGCCCCATGGCGACGAAGGCGGCTGGGAGCTGCGGCTGCACCCCGTGCGGGAGTTCGAGCGCCACCCCCGACGCCAGGCGGACCCGCCCCACTTCGCCCGAGGGCTGCTCACCTACGCCTTCCAGCACGGCGGAGCGCCCACCGCGCGGCTGACCCTCGCCGACCATGACGAGGGCCGCGCCATCACGACATTCCACGTGAGCCTCTAG
- a CDS encoding RNA polymerase sigma factor has product MTDPLPGLTQSVRGSWRGFLDVYEPLRPELYRYCRHLTGSPWDAEDLAQEALARAFATLARLIEPPPHPRAWLFRVASNLWVDQLRRRRDTPGAVPESATSPEARAPREAMGTLVTLLSPQERAAVVLKDVFDLTLEEIAEALSTSVGAVKAALHRGRTKLVDAPVMKEGLMMAPGKLDAFCEAFNARDVDRLAAMLLDSATIEVVGASTGYGREVARKRVLPGMMFGSRVLADLTIPCGVEARYRHGALPTLPRAEVRLHRGEPLLLSWYAHEDGEAVRAVTRLTFDDSGLVSHLHNYFYTPEVIAEVCQELGVPFRVNGYFSSESCGSGGRCGDPNPAA; this is encoded by the coding sequence ATGACCGACCCCCTTCCAGGACTCACCCAGTCCGTGCGTGGCTCGTGGCGCGGTTTCCTCGACGTCTATGAGCCGCTGCGCCCGGAGCTCTACCGCTATTGCCGCCACCTCACGGGCTCCCCATGGGACGCGGAGGACCTGGCGCAGGAGGCCCTGGCGCGAGCGTTCGCCACCCTGGCGCGACTCATCGAGCCGCCGCCCCATCCCCGCGCGTGGTTGTTCCGCGTCGCCTCGAATCTCTGGGTCGACCAGCTCCGGCGCAGGCGCGACACCCCGGGCGCCGTGCCGGAATCCGCCACGTCCCCCGAGGCCCGAGCCCCTCGCGAGGCGATGGGGACGCTCGTCACCCTGCTGTCGCCGCAGGAGCGCGCGGCGGTGGTCCTCAAGGACGTCTTCGACCTGACCCTCGAGGAGATTGCCGAGGCGCTGTCCACGAGTGTGGGCGCCGTCAAGGCGGCGCTGCACCGCGGGCGGACGAAGCTGGTCGACGCCCCTGTGATGAAGGAGGGACTCATGATGGCGCCAGGGAAGCTCGATGCCTTCTGTGAAGCCTTCAATGCGCGGGATGTCGACCGGCTCGCGGCCATGCTGCTCGACAGCGCCACCATCGAGGTCGTCGGCGCGTCGACGGGCTATGGCCGCGAGGTCGCTCGCAAGCGCGTGCTCCCTGGGATGATGTTCGGCAGCCGCGTGCTCGCCGACCTCACCATCCCCTGCGGAGTCGAGGCCCGCTACCGCCACGGCGCGCTTCCGACCCTTCCGCGCGCGGAGGTCCGGCTCCATCGCGGCGAGCCGCTGCTGCTCTCCTGGTACGCCCACGAGGACGGAGAGGCGGTGCGCGCCGTCACGCGACTCACCTTCGACGACAGCGGCCTCGTGTCACACCTCCACAACTACTTCTACACGCCGGAGGTCATCGCCGAGGTGTGCCAGGAGCTGGGGGTTCCGTTCCGCGTCAACGGCTACTTCAGCTCCGAGTCGTGCGGGTCGGGCGGGCGCTGCGGCGACCCGAACCCGGCGGCCTGA
- a CDS encoding alpha/beta fold hydrolase, giving the protein MNSNLAARILVGVLMTVMAPGCASTSAHASTGAASSRGAYAQVHGLNMYYEAHGPPSGRPLVLLHGGGSTIHTTFGKLLPLVARNRRVIGVEQQAHGHTADIDRPLSFEQMADDTAALLQQLDIPDADIMGFSSGGVVAMQMALRHPRLVHSLILASTHSTRDGCYSYMWEGFPRATLDAMPAALREAYLQASGNPEGLQVLFQKTVTMMMGFKDLDSEALRKVTVPTLIMTADGDVIRPEHSVELLRLFPRAQLAIFPGAVHGSYMGAAEFAEHKPTSQVQTLTAVMIDEFLNEHR; this is encoded by the coding sequence ATGAACTCGAACCTTGCCGCACGAATCCTCGTGGGTGTCCTGATGACAGTGATGGCCCCTGGCTGCGCCTCGACGTCCGCCCATGCTTCCACGGGGGCTGCCTCGTCCCGTGGAGCGTATGCCCAGGTCCATGGGCTCAACATGTACTACGAGGCGCACGGCCCGCCCTCGGGACGTCCGCTGGTCCTCCTTCACGGAGGCGGGTCGACGATTCACACCACCTTCGGGAAGCTGCTCCCGTTGGTGGCCAGGAACCGTCGAGTCATTGGCGTCGAGCAGCAGGCGCATGGGCACACGGCCGACATTGATCGCCCGCTGTCCTTCGAGCAGATGGCGGACGACACGGCGGCCCTGCTCCAGCAGCTCGACATCCCGGACGCGGACATCATGGGCTTCAGCAGCGGCGGAGTCGTCGCCATGCAGATGGCCTTGAGGCACCCGCGGCTCGTCCACTCGCTCATCCTGGCGTCGACCCACTCCACGCGCGACGGGTGCTATTCATACATGTGGGAGGGCTTCCCCCGCGCGACCTTGGATGCGATGCCGGCGGCGCTGCGCGAGGCCTACCTCCAGGCGTCCGGAAACCCCGAGGGACTCCAGGTCCTGTTCCAGAAGACAGTCACCATGATGATGGGCTTCAAGGACCTGGACTCGGAGGCACTGCGCAAGGTCACCGTGCCCACGCTCATCATGACCGCCGACGGAGACGTCATCCGGCCCGAGCACTCGGTCGAGTTGCTGCGGCTCTTCCCCCGCGCGCAGTTGGCGATCTTCCCGGGCGCGGTGCACGGCTCCTATATGGGTGCCGCGGAGTTCGCCGAGCACAAGCCGACAAGCCAGGTGCAGACGCTCACCGCGGTCATGATTGACGAGTTCCTGAACGAGCACCGCTGA